Proteins from a single region of Macrotis lagotis isolate mMagLag1 chromosome 2, bilby.v1.9.chrom.fasta, whole genome shotgun sequence:
- the LRRC46 gene encoding leucine-rich repeat-containing protein 46, whose translation MLEVVPAPSPVGVCISDALIAKRNLDFTGEEDPSEIMPQALAALQTVHLDREGIGYIGNLEGLQALHSLYLQENKIQRIENLDCLPRLRFLTLAGNKIQQVENLHGLQQLQLLDLSHNQIATLQLGELPQNLLVLNLSGNDCTKQDGYREIVTESLPQLLELDGETMSGWEDPKEDSKATDTQDEFPELNGPFCAERGFFEELEQELASHRERRLREAQMEHEMRMSMKPVITDLSMLPGGPPPSRDPSTLQEPLYPSGAPPPSRGPSTSSKSPVATSAGQSSAVRKPQGIDSQWQSNKVQMEKRGKLITGPQAKAQVGTSTATNRAKK comes from the exons ATGCTTGAAG ttGTTCCTGCTCCCAGCCCTGTGGGTGTCTGCATCTCTGATGCCCTCATTGCCAAGAGGAACTTGGATTTCACTGGAGAAGAGGATCCTTCAGAGATCAT GCCTCAAGCTCTTGCTGCACTGCAGACTGTCCATCTAGACCGAGAGGGCATTGGCTATATTGGAAATCTGGAGGGCCTCCAAGCTCTTCACAGTCTCTATCTTCAAGAG AACAAGATCCAGCGAATTGAGAACTTAGATTGCCTCCCTCGCTTACG cTTCCTAACTCTGGCAGGAAACAAAATCCAACAGGTAGAAAACCTTCATGGTCTCCAGCAGCTGCAACTCCTAGACTTGTCCCATAACCAGATTGCAACATTGCAACTAG GTGAGCTTCCCCAGAACCTCCTAGTCCTTAACCTTTCTGGAAATGATTGTACCAAGCAGGATGGCTATAG AGAAATAGTGACAGAGTCCTTACCTCAGCTTCTAGAGCTAGATGGTGAGACAATGTCTGGTTGGGAGGACCCAAAAGAAGACTCCAAAGCGACAGATACCCAGGATGAGTTCCCTGAATTGAACGGCCCCTTCTGTGCAGAACGAG GCTTCTTTGAGGAACTGGAACAGGAGCTGGCCAGTCATAGGGAAAGGAGACTGAGGGAAGCCCAGATGGAGCATGAAATGAGGATGTCAATGAAACCTGTGATCACCGACCTCTCAATGCTTCCTGGGGGCCCTCCACCCTCCAGGGACCCCTCTACCCTCCAGGAGCCCCTCTACCCTTCAGGGGCCCCTCCACCTTCTAGGGGCCCCTCCACCTCTTCCAAGAGCCCCGTGGCTACTTCTGCAGGGCAATCGTCTGCTGTCAGGAAGCCCCAGGGCATAGACAGCCAGTGGCAGAGCAACAAAGTCCaaatggagaaaaggggaaagctGATCACAGGCCCCCAAGCCAAGGCTCAAGTCGGTACCAGCACAGCAACCAACAGAGCCAAGAAATGA
- the SCRN2 gene encoding secernin-2 isoform X3, whose protein sequence is MPPALATVLSPSPRPPPSLRSSLPRTRTGPGMRCRRWCSSLPGPMPQGAGSRLGLERGSSAQEALKVITNLLEQYGQGGSCREDPTPFCYHNTFLLADRKEAWVLETAGKLWAAQRIQEGARNISNQLSIGTDITAEHPELRAHAQKQGWWDGQTTFDFAHVFSLVHQPVRMEAAKARFQAGRELLKQFQGGITATTMMDILRNKESGICMDSGGFRTTASMVSVLPQDPSQPCVHFLTATPDPSRSVFKPFVFEAGVTQTPQVLSPTFGDKDPVRTHPRFQIQVDRRHPLYCEHQAALGRMESDQEQGLQLQKKQQDLEQEGQEALRKLLAGEGAMSPQQLASLFQAFVEKESQAYGQQL, encoded by the exons ATGCCCCCTGCTCTTGCGACTGTTTTGTCTCCCTCCCCCCGGCCTCCGCCATCCCTGCggtcatctttgccaagaactcGGACCGGCCCCGGGATGAGGTGCAGGAGGTGGTGCTCGTCCCTTCCGGGACCCATGCCCCAGGGAGCCGGCTCCAG GCTAGGATTAGAACGGGGCAGCTCAGCCCAGGAGGCCTTGAAGGTCATTACCAACTTGCTGGAGCAATATGGGCAGGGGGGCAGCTGCCGAGAGGATCCCACCCCTTTCTGTTACCACAACACCTTTCTGCTGGCTGACCGAAAAGAGGCCTGGGTACTGGAAACAGCTGGGAAGCTATGGGCTGCACAGAGGATCCAAG AGGGTGCCCGGAACATCTCCAACCAACTGAGCATTGGCACAGATATCACCGCTGAACACCCAGAGCTGCGGGCCCATGCCCAGAAACAGGGCTGGTGGGACGGGCAAACTACCTTTGACTTTGCCCATGTCTTCTCACTGGTCCATCAACCTGTCCGCATGGAGGCTGCCAAGGCCCGATTCCAAGCTGGCCGAGAACTTCTGAAGCAGTTTCAAG GTGGCATCACAGCTACGACAATGATGGACATCCTTAGAAATAAGGAGAGTGGCATTTGTATGGATTCTGGAGGCTTCCGAACTACAGCCAGTATGGTGTCTGTCCTGCCCCAGGATCCCTCCCAGCCCTGTGTCCATTTCCTCACTGCCACACCAGACCCCTCCAG GTCAGTGTTCAAGCCCTTTGTGTTTGAGGCTGGGGTGACTCAGACCCCTCAGGTGTTGTCTCCTACTTTTGGGGATAAAGATCCTGTCCGGACTCACCCACGCTTTCAGATCCAGGTGGATCGTCGACACCCACTCTACTGTGAGCACCAAGCAGCCCTGGGGCGGATGGAGAGTGACCAG GAACAAGGACTGCAGCTCCAGAAGAAACAACAGGATCTGGAGCAGGAAGGACAGGAGGCTCTGAGAAAGCTACTGGCTGGGGAAGGGGCCATGTCTCCTCAGCAGCTGGCCAGCCTCTTCCAGGCCTTTGTAGAAAAAGAGAGCCAGGCTTATGGCCAACAGCTGTAG
- the SCRN2 gene encoding secernin-2 isoform X2, whose protein sequence is MASLPAPNAPCSCDCFVSLPPASAIPAVIFAKNSDRPRDEVQEVVLVPSGTHAPGSRLQCTYIEVDQVERTYAVILSRPAWLWGAEMGANEHGVCIGNEAVWTQEPVGQEEALLGMDLLRLGLERGSSAQEALKVITNLLEQYGQGGSCREDPTPFCYHNTFLLADRKEAWVLETAGKLWAAQRIQEGARNISNQLSIGTDITAEHPELRAHAQKQGWWDGQTTFDFAHVFSLVHQPVRMEAAKARFQAGRELLKQFQGGITATTMMDILRNKESGICMDSGGFRTTASMVSVLPQDPSQPCVHFLTATPDPSRSVFKPFVFEAGVTQTPQVLSPTFGDKDPVRTHPRFQIQVDRRHPLYCEHQAALGRMESDQEQGLQLQKKQQDLEQEGQEALRKLLAGEGAMSPQQLASLFQAFVEKESQAYGQQL, encoded by the exons ATGGCATCTCTTCCTGCGCCCAATGCCCCCTGCTCTTGCGACTGTTTTGTCTCCCTCCCCCCGGCCTCCGCCATCCCTGCggtcatctttgccaagaactcGGACCGGCCCCGGGATGAGGTGCAGGAGGTGGTGCTCGTCCCTTCCGGGACCCATGCCCCAGGGAGCCGGCTCCAG TGTACATACATCGAGGTGGATCAAGTAGAGAGAACCTATGCTGTGATCCTGAGCCGGCCTGCCTGGCTGTGGGGGGCTGAGATGGGTGCCAATGAACATGGTGTTTGCATTGGCAATGAAGCTGTATGGACCCAAGAGCCAGTGGGTCAGGAAGAGGCTCTTCTTGGCATGGACTTGCTCAG GCTAGGATTAGAACGGGGCAGCTCAGCCCAGGAGGCCTTGAAGGTCATTACCAACTTGCTGGAGCAATATGGGCAGGGGGGCAGCTGCCGAGAGGATCCCACCCCTTTCTGTTACCACAACACCTTTCTGCTGGCTGACCGAAAAGAGGCCTGGGTACTGGAAACAGCTGGGAAGCTATGGGCTGCACAGAGGATCCAAG AGGGTGCCCGGAACATCTCCAACCAACTGAGCATTGGCACAGATATCACCGCTGAACACCCAGAGCTGCGGGCCCATGCCCAGAAACAGGGCTGGTGGGACGGGCAAACTACCTTTGACTTTGCCCATGTCTTCTCACTGGTCCATCAACCTGTCCGCATGGAGGCTGCCAAGGCCCGATTCCAAGCTGGCCGAGAACTTCTGAAGCAGTTTCAAG GTGGCATCACAGCTACGACAATGATGGACATCCTTAGAAATAAGGAGAGTGGCATTTGTATGGATTCTGGAGGCTTCCGAACTACAGCCAGTATGGTGTCTGTCCTGCCCCAGGATCCCTCCCAGCCCTGTGTCCATTTCCTCACTGCCACACCAGACCCCTCCAG GTCAGTGTTCAAGCCCTTTGTGTTTGAGGCTGGGGTGACTCAGACCCCTCAGGTGTTGTCTCCTACTTTTGGGGATAAAGATCCTGTCCGGACTCACCCACGCTTTCAGATCCAGGTGGATCGTCGACACCCACTCTACTGTGAGCACCAAGCAGCCCTGGGGCGGATGGAGAGTGACCAG GAACAAGGACTGCAGCTCCAGAAGAAACAACAGGATCTGGAGCAGGAAGGACAGGAGGCTCTGAGAAAGCTACTGGCTGGGGAAGGGGCCATGTCTCCTCAGCAGCTGGCCAGCCTCTTCCAGGCCTTTGTAGAAAAAGAGAGCCAGGCTTATGGCCAACAGCTGTAG
- the SCRN2 gene encoding secernin-2 isoform X1 — MSPQVMASLPAPNAPCSCDCFVSLPPASAIPAVIFAKNSDRPRDEVQEVVLVPSGTHAPGSRLQCTYIEVDQVERTYAVILSRPAWLWGAEMGANEHGVCIGNEAVWTQEPVGQEEALLGMDLLRLGLERGSSAQEALKVITNLLEQYGQGGSCREDPTPFCYHNTFLLADRKEAWVLETAGKLWAAQRIQEGARNISNQLSIGTDITAEHPELRAHAQKQGWWDGQTTFDFAHVFSLVHQPVRMEAAKARFQAGRELLKQFQGGITATTMMDILRNKESGICMDSGGFRTTASMVSVLPQDPSQPCVHFLTATPDPSRSVFKPFVFEAGVTQTPQVLSPTFGDKDPVRTHPRFQIQVDRRHPLYCEHQAALGRMESDQEQGLQLQKKQQDLEQEGQEALRKLLAGEGAMSPQQLASLFQAFVEKESQAYGQQL; from the exons ATGT CCCCACAGGTGATGGCATCTCTTCCTGCGCCCAATGCCCCCTGCTCTTGCGACTGTTTTGTCTCCCTCCCCCCGGCCTCCGCCATCCCTGCggtcatctttgccaagaactcGGACCGGCCCCGGGATGAGGTGCAGGAGGTGGTGCTCGTCCCTTCCGGGACCCATGCCCCAGGGAGCCGGCTCCAG TGTACATACATCGAGGTGGATCAAGTAGAGAGAACCTATGCTGTGATCCTGAGCCGGCCTGCCTGGCTGTGGGGGGCTGAGATGGGTGCCAATGAACATGGTGTTTGCATTGGCAATGAAGCTGTATGGACCCAAGAGCCAGTGGGTCAGGAAGAGGCTCTTCTTGGCATGGACTTGCTCAG GCTAGGATTAGAACGGGGCAGCTCAGCCCAGGAGGCCTTGAAGGTCATTACCAACTTGCTGGAGCAATATGGGCAGGGGGGCAGCTGCCGAGAGGATCCCACCCCTTTCTGTTACCACAACACCTTTCTGCTGGCTGACCGAAAAGAGGCCTGGGTACTGGAAACAGCTGGGAAGCTATGGGCTGCACAGAGGATCCAAG AGGGTGCCCGGAACATCTCCAACCAACTGAGCATTGGCACAGATATCACCGCTGAACACCCAGAGCTGCGGGCCCATGCCCAGAAACAGGGCTGGTGGGACGGGCAAACTACCTTTGACTTTGCCCATGTCTTCTCACTGGTCCATCAACCTGTCCGCATGGAGGCTGCCAAGGCCCGATTCCAAGCTGGCCGAGAACTTCTGAAGCAGTTTCAAG GTGGCATCACAGCTACGACAATGATGGACATCCTTAGAAATAAGGAGAGTGGCATTTGTATGGATTCTGGAGGCTTCCGAACTACAGCCAGTATGGTGTCTGTCCTGCCCCAGGATCCCTCCCAGCCCTGTGTCCATTTCCTCACTGCCACACCAGACCCCTCCAG GTCAGTGTTCAAGCCCTTTGTGTTTGAGGCTGGGGTGACTCAGACCCCTCAGGTGTTGTCTCCTACTTTTGGGGATAAAGATCCTGTCCGGACTCACCCACGCTTTCAGATCCAGGTGGATCGTCGACACCCACTCTACTGTGAGCACCAAGCAGCCCTGGGGCGGATGGAGAGTGACCAG GAACAAGGACTGCAGCTCCAGAAGAAACAACAGGATCTGGAGCAGGAAGGACAGGAGGCTCTGAGAAAGCTACTGGCTGGGGAAGGGGCCATGTCTCCTCAGCAGCTGGCCAGCCTCTTCCAGGCCTTTGTAGAAAAAGAGAGCCAGGCTTATGGCCAACAGCTGTAG
- the SP6 gene encoding transcription factor Sp6 — MLTAVCGSLGSQHTEAPRTSPPRLDLQPLQTYQGHTSPEAGDYPSPLQAGELQNLPLGPEVDFSQGYELPGGSSRVTCEDLESDSPLAPGPFSKLLQPDMSHHYESWFRPSHPGSEDGSWWDIHPGTSWMDLPHAQGTLASPGHPGALQAGLGGYVGDHQLCAPQPHTHPHHLLPAAGGQHLLGPPDGAKPLEAAAPETHGLDASLDGAARPKGSRRSVPRSSGQAVCRCPNCLEAERLGAPCGPDGAKKKHLHNCHIPGCGKAYAKTSHLKAHLRWHSGDRPFVCNWLFCGKRFTRSDELQRHLQTHTGTKKFPCAVCSRVFMRSDHLAKHMKTHEGSKEEAPGTAAQCEGKSGAAADPPGGKGKREAEGGGGGAAQSN, encoded by the coding sequence ATGCTAACCGCTGTGTGCGGCTCTCTGGGCAGCCAGCACACGGAAGCTCCCCGTACCTCCCCGCCGCGCCTCGATCTGCAACCGCTCCAGACATACCAGGGTCATACAAGCCCGGAGGCAGGGGACTACCCCTCCCCACTCCAGGCCGGGGAGCTGCAGAACCTCCCGCTGGGGCCTGAAGTGGACTTCTCACAAGGCTATGAGCTGCCGGGGGGCTCCTCACGGGTGACCTGTGAGGACCTGGAAAGCGACAGTCCTTTGGCCCCAGGCCCTTTCTCTAAGCTCCTGCAGCCAGACATGTCTCACCACTATGAATCGTGGTTCCGGCCATCCCACCCAGGCTCGGAGGACGGTTCGTGGTGGGACATCCACCCGGGTACCAGCTGGATGGACCTCCCTCATGCTCAGGGCACTCTGGCCTCTCCTGGTCACCCGGGAGCGCTGCAAGCTGGCCTGGGGGGCTACGTCGGGGACCACCAACTTTGCGCACCACAGCCTCACACACATCCCCACCATCTCCTCCCCGCCGCTGGCGGACAGCACCTGCTAGGGCCACCGGACGGCGCTAAGCCTCTAGAAGCCGCGGCTCCCGAGACCCACGGGCTGGATGCCAGTCTGGATGGGGCGGCAAGACCCAAGGGCTCCCGACGGTCTGTGCCCCGCAGTTCCGGCCAGGCTGTGTGCCGCTGTCCAAACTGCCTGGAGGCAGAGCGACTGGGAGCTCCCTGTGGGCCGGATGGGGCCAAGAAGAAACACCTGCATAACTGCCACATCCCGGGCTGCGGGAAGGCCTATGCCAAGACGTCGCACCTCAAGGCGCACCTGCGCTGGCACAGCGGAGACCGCCCCTTCGTGTGCAACTGGCTTTTTTGCGGGAAACGCTTCACCCGCTCAGACGAGCTCCAGCGCCATCTCCAGACCCACACGGGCACCAAGAAATTCCCCTGCGCTGTCTGCAGCCGAGTCTTCATGCGCAGCGACCACCTGGCCAAGCACATGAAAACCCACGAGGGCTCCAAAGAGGAGGCGCCTGGGACCGCAGCTCAGTGCGAAGGGAAATCCGGAGCAGCTGCCGACCCCCCGGGGGGGAAAGGCAAGCGGGAAGCGGAGGGCGGCGGGGGCGGCGCCGCACAGTCCAACTGA